AATGAACTTCAaacaacaaaaatcactaaaactcTTGAAGGGACCACTACATGAGAATGAGCAGAGGCTAatattataaatgaataaataaataaataaataaatgatcataTAGAGATATAAATATACATACTTGTATATATTCATGTCATATACAGCAATATAGCATGCTTGATAAGGTAGTAATCATATATAAACATACATAATCAATAAACCTATAAGAATAACAGTGAGTAGTGAATGTAAAAGGATCAATATGATTTGTGATGGCTATATACTAACAATTCACAGATATAGCACAATGATCCAAAACATAGTGTAAAGGAGGGAGAATAATAACATGAAGAAAAGTGGTAATTCCCTATAGGTAATAAGTGAGAGTTCATATCTGATACTGAAAAGGAGATGAAGAAATAAGTAGACAATTTAAATTTTTGTGATAGTAAGAGTGATACTAGAGTCAAAATATTATTGTCCATTAGGTATAATATACAATGATTGACCTAAAGGCAACTATTGTATAAATACAAACCATCTTAAATATCAAAAAAGCATAGAGATAGAATAAAAAATAGTGAAAGATTAGGTAAAGAAACAGATATATGCATTGTATTTTAACATGCATATTGTCACATGTAATTAATTTatgttttaaataaacatttactaTATATTATGCCACTATTCATTGATTTGTTGTAATAACTGTAAAACAGCGTAACCTCTTTGTCTActataataaatactttttagtATTAATCTAATTACATGGTTAAAACTTCAGAAACAGGAACTATAGTTaatgaagcaaaaacaaaaaagttataaGACATTAATATAATAGTTTAACACACTAGGCTCAAACAGAAAATATATGAAGAAAACATCAATATGGAGTAACAAGATAGCATACTCATAAAGATGTCCTTCAAACAATAAatccttaaaacaaacaaacaaacatagaaCTCTTTAAGATGCTTAGTATGTGAAGGtctagaaacaaaataaatataaaaactaaagGGTGTAGCTTGTGGTTGAAATGGAATGACAAGAATTTGAAATATTAGTATGTAATTGCTGAGATAAATTGACACTTAAAAAGAAGTTGTGCATAATTAAAACCATTTATCAAAAGGAATAGaacataaaaatgtttattttaaataccAATCTGAAGGAAAACCTTAAATCACAAAATTGAAGAAATATGTGGAGGGAATAAGAATATGCAGACTTGTCTTCCATATGTCTCATTTTTCatagtttatttttatacttattttgcataattacaaaaaaataaatatgaggtGTTTGCTAGAAATTGAAGTAGTACCAAAATAGAAAtttaattcatttctttcttcagcAATTAATAAAACATTTACGATGTTCACTGTTCCATGCACGATAATGACATAAGGTTCAAAGGTTCATATACTTTGTTTACTGGTTGTATTGCTTCACTtctcataaaacttcccccctgcaaatggggcctatgggcttgaacccaggtccttgcacatggtagcatatgcactcaactgggtgtgctgcctCCCACCCCATATGccatatttttaatttgtgattaaagtggcttacaagattgtaagattacagagtacagtttcacactacaaccaccaccaaggttctgtgcctTCTactctcccaatgataaccacattTCTCACAAAGTATTAGAGGCAGTTTGCTTACTtcaaggttgatttttttttttttttaggcagacTGCTACATGCAGCTCCTCATTTGGATGTGTCTGGAGTTTTGGAAGCTTGAATATGCTACGTTCTCCTCCAAATGgactttgagagcttgtttggaggttctagcaggggagcgcagctactggACTGAAGACtgcagtctgtctctattcaggaaAGGCGTCCTCTTCAACCGAGCATGCGTGCACAGCTTCCAGAGTGACGCACATGGAGCATTGAGGGAGGAGAGGATACCCGCCTAGCCAACCAAATCATCAAATCAACCCTGTTGATCAGTGGGATGACAGATGTCATAGCCAGATCACCCTCGTATCcatgttgatttttgtttgttttagttttatttttttttgcaagttcatgtgttgcagttttctagattccatatatctcttacttcttcacttatctgactaagcataatcatctctagtTTCACTCATTTTGTATCAAAGGACACAatcaatatctttttttattgtacaatagtattccatggagtatatatcccataagctttttgcataacttctttatccaatcatctacTGATGGATATTTTCATTGCTTCCATGCTTTGATTTCAAGAATAGTGAAACTATGAACACAAAGGTGCATGTATTTCTTCATGTTAATGTTTTCCTATACTTTTGATATACACCTATGGGTGatagatcataaggtatttccatctttatttgttgagGATTAGCCACACTATTTCTATAAGGATtgtactagtttgcattcccacaaaCAGTATACCAAAGTTGCTTTACTCCAAAACCTCACCAACATTTGTCACTTCTTGTTTTGtcaatgtaaaatattttaaactgatATAGTCTCAttcactttccctctcttcaTTTTCCCTTGTCAGTGCATCTCTAAATATGGTATAGAAAAAGACcattaaaagaaatataaatcaaaTATAAATCAAAGTGACAAATGTGATAACCTAAGCTAGGGGACATATCCTAAATCAAAAGGGGGCAGTATTCATTTTGAATGTGATAGCTGACAAAGATAAATATAAGTTACTTTATTGACTGAACACTAAGGTATAAGAGATTATTCTAAGTTGCTAAGGGAAAAAGCATATTTGTACAAACTGAACAGCATTAGAAATAATATGGAATTAGTCTTCATAACTTCCTTGAATATTTTTGGAGAAATCAATTTCCTAATGACTGGGAACTGATTCACAAGGCTCTAAACATATTGGAGAGCTCATAATACAATAGGAAGAGGAAATGGTGGCTATTCTATAAATAGCAATAAGATTAcctaatttacaaaaaaaaaaataactgatattCCATTGGATAAACAACAAAGGTCCTACACATGACCATAGTTGGTTCTTAGGAGAGTATAAAAGCAACAGAGCACAAGGACATAGCATACACTGAACTCTTATTTTCTAGAAACTCATCCAGAATCTCCACCCTCTGACACCATGGTCAACTCCTGTTGTGGCTCTGTCTGCTCTGAGCAGGGTTGCTGCCAGCCCAGCTGCTGCCAGCCCAGCTGCTGCCAGCCCAGCTGCTGCCAAACCACCTGCTGCAGAACCACCTGCTGCCGCCCCAGCTGCTGTGTGTCCAGCTGCTGCAGACCCCAGTGCTGTCAGTCAGTGTGCTGCCAGCCTTGCTGCCGCCCCTCCTGCTGCATCTCTAGCTGCTGTCATCCCTCTTGCTGTGGCTCCAGCTGCTGCCAGCCCTGCTGCCAGCCCTGCTGCCAGCCTTGCTGCCGCCCCTCTTGTTGCATCTCTAGCTGCTGTCGTCCCTCTGGCTGTGGCTCCAGCTGCTGCCAGCCCTGCTGCCGCCCCTCCTGCTGCATCTCTAGCTGCTGTCGTCCCTCTGGCTGTGGCTCCAGCTGCTGTGGCTCCAGCTGCTGCCAGCCTTGCTGCCGGCCCTGCTGCCGGCCCTGCTGCTGCCTGCGCCCAGTGTGTGGCCAGGTCTCCTGCCACTCCACTTGCTACCGCCCCACCTGTGTCATTTCCACCTGCCCCCGTCCCATGTGTTGTGCCATCCCATGCTGCTGAATCTCCATTTTTGAGAACACAACTTTGTCCTTGCCTCCTCTCCACAATGGAGCATACTCAAAAGAATTGATATTAAGAGAGGGGCTTTCTCaagttataaaagaaaaatcccaTCTGATTTAATAGTGTCCACATTGTAACTCAAGTCCAAACTCGCTCTTTTCCAAATGACCTCaatcataatattttaataaattaaatatttaacaaTCATTCTGTTGTATTCAGAGATTCCATTTTTTTATGTTTCCAGATTGTCCAATACTTGTGAAGTCACGAGTTTCAGCCCTGCACATACACATGTCCTATGATGTCTTACTGATATTCCTTTGCAAAGATTTATTCTCTAATGTTATTTACTCTTACCAAATAAGCTTCTGCtgacagttttaaaaaattaatgctaTACCTAAAGGTTTTATATTTAAGTACTGGGtaattatatttcatttataagTATTAGAGAGGTAACACAATTTAGTCAAACTCTAATAAAAGccaataattccccaataaagaaattttaaaaagaaaaagtagcagcaacaaatgctggagaggttgtggggtcaaaggaaccctcctacactgcttttgggaatgtaaattggtgcaacctctgtagaaagcagtctggagaactctcagaaggctagaaatggacctaccctatgatcctgcagttcctctcctggggatatatcctaaggaacccaacacgcccatccaaaaagatctgtgtacacatatgttcttggcagcacaatgtgtaatagccaaaacctggaagcaacccaggtgtccaacaagagatgagtgactgagcaagttgtggtatatatacacaatggaatactgctcagctataaaaaaaaaaaaatggtgatttcactgttttcaaccaatcttggatggaccttgaagaaatcatgttaagtgaaataagtcagaaacagaaggatgagtatgggatgatctcactctcaggcagaagttgaaaaacaagatcagaagagaaaacacaagtagaacctgaactggaattggtgcatttcaccaaagtaaaagactctggggtagatggtggggagaacacaggtccaaaaaggatgacagagggcctaatgggggttgtattgttatatagaaatgtcatgcatgtaccaactattgtatttactgtcaaatgtaaaacattaatcccccaataaatttaaaaaaaataaaaagaattttaaaaagacagataaCATTGTTACAGCCTAATTTTCtatagaaattatttttcttttctttttcttttgtgttaGGCAAGTCAACTACTTATTTTCAAGTATTTAGGGTAATTAGTGCAACAGAAGGCACAAGACATCCATGAGTACAATAGTAGGAAAGTTTTGAAATAGCTAGACACAAtttatgatattttttaaataattttatgggGGGAGAATTAATTTACACACAATAGTAaaaacagttgttggtacatgtataaaattcctCAATTTTCCACAAGAAGCTCTAACCCCTAGCTTAGGTCCTCACCCACCATGGTGAAACAAGACCTGAATACCCCCTCACCCATgtgagccctttactttggtgcaacaccccAAGCCCAAACCAACTTctactttctgttttcccttctgttcttttttctcagcttctgtctgagtgagatcatccattacttaccctctttctggcttaccttaCTTAATAGgattctttcaaactctatcTAAGATaacatgaagaaggtgaattcaccatttttaatagctgagtagtattctattgtgtatactcCAGTTTTCTATGaatttattagtttttcttttattgatgtggtgggtcacatttattattgatttatgtgTACTGAATCAACCTTGTATGCCTGAGATAAATACCACTTTGTCATGATGTCTAATCTTTTAAGTACACTCCTCCATCTGGATGGCAAGAATCTTGtccaatattttaaaatctatgttAAGCAGATATATTGGCCTATAGTTTTCTCTATTtaattgtgtccctgtctgtttttgtatcagggtgatgttagcttcacagaaagtggaaggaagtattcctatgtcttcaatattttggaaaagcttaaaagtataggtatttactcctccttgaaggttttgtataattcatgtGTATAGCTATCTGGTCCTGaacttttattattgggaagcttatttataattgtttcaatttctttggctgtggttGTCCTgatcatattttctagttcttcttggttcaattttggaaggttatatgtttCTAGAAACTTACATTACTTCCAGATTCTTTAGTTTGGTGGCAAGATACATTGTATTTCTGTGTTGTGTGctctgatatctcctctttcattaacaATCCTATTATTTcaatcttcttccttttttttttttagtgagtctggacaAGAGTTTGCTAATTTTGCTTtgtgaagaaccaacatttaggtccatgttatttagttttttttttaattttatttatagcttttgtatgattctcttattttttatgttatttatttctgtcctaattttagttatttcagtccttctgttgCTTTAgaattcttttgttcttctttctctaagtccttaaggtgtgtagtCAAATtgtttatttgactttttttgttgttgtttgcttgtttattaatATGtccctgtatggctatgaacatccctcttagtactgctttagctgtgttccaaataatttgatagtTCATGTCTGCATTGTCATTTGATTCTAggtacattttaatttcttccttaatttcctctttttcttttttttttggaaggaaaTGGGTCCAGTATGTATTAATTTATCCTAAAGCAATCTGCATAAGGCTAAGAACTTATGAATGAGACAGTACCTTTCTTCATGACTGTcacttaattttccttttttaaaaaatttctttattggggaattaatgttttatattcgacagtaaatacagtagtttgtcatgcataacatttcccagttttccatataaaaatacaacccccactaggtcctctgtcatccttcttggatctgtattctcccaacccacccaccccagagtctttcactttggtgcattacaccaattccagttcaggttctacttgtgttttcttttctgatcttgtttttcaaattctgcctgagagtaagatcatcctatattcatcctctgtttctgacttatatcacttaacatgaatttttcaaggtccatccaagatcagctgaaaacagtgaagtcaccattttttatagctgagtagtattccattgtgtatatattccacaacttgctcagtcactcatctgttgttggacacctgggttgcttccaggttttggctattacaaattatactgctaagaacatatgtgtacacagatctttttggatgggcgtgttgggttccttaggatatatccccaggagaggaactgcaggatcatagggtaggtccatttctagccttctgagagttctacagactgttctccacagaggttggaccaattaatttcctcttttaatcagtagttgttaagtagtgtgctgttgagtttccatattttgggactcttgctgattttctgtttgttgttaagttttagtttaattccactgtggtctgagaagacgcttgggatgattttaatgctaacgaatttgttgacactgtctttgtggcctaatatatggttgATATCCTTAAGAATGTCCTATATGACTAcagaagctggaaaagggcaagagaccagcacagtttaattatggcctttttggtcaataccagggcACCCAATCATCTTAGGCTCTAATCagagaatctttggattcccatatACATACAATGGGTCTACACCTCTAATACATtcttctctccactatcactggttacttccatcaggatcatcatcataagccttcttgtgggcctcttcaggaACTTGCCCTCATTATAGAGCAGTAATAGTAggtactgccccactctctgaagggaggttgcgtcagcttactctgtcactcaaggaagattggccCTGaacattcctagctgtgaccatggactgtgagctcagactgacagggtctCAGGAGTTACACattctcctgtgctaaatatgaatagatatggaccctaGGTAAGATTCATGGGGTTAAAAGTTCATGGAATTTATATagtttcttcatgtttgggagctattttctgccTTAATCCcactttctagccttattctcaactctgacaccatcttccagacaatacttttagtccacctgcatgttagctctcaagctcaggtaaaaattactaaagtcacgggccccttggaacatactagaatagacttcctagcttcttcccacccaaagacccctaatttcatttgctctattcctacctttcagTTCCTATATATTAAgtgatttgtcctgctttatatcttactgcctttcagccaccaagttgcagatgctaatatgattccatcctgacttctctgggctgatgaccccaccaatgtgctccaaagtctcacctctccaaagccatatcccactagggaaagatagaaacaagctggggatatggatcaaccttccaatgttTATGTCCAGCAgaaaggcaattacagaagtcagacctttcaccttcttcacctcatacagaattttggtccatactcccacagggataaagaatagagacgtttccaatggaggggatgggacgtggaacactggtggtgggaactgtgtgttattgtacctctgttatcttattaaaaataattattttaattatttattaaaaataaattgtgtATAGGCAAAATATGTCCTATGTGCATTTAAAAAGAAGGTATATTATTGTTTCTTGGGTtgaaaactctgaaaatgtccggaAGATTTAGTCTATTTATCTCTTTGtttaattatctattttttgTCTATAATTTTGTCTTTATTGGGATTATAATgacagattttatttctttttttataataatttatttatttattcccttttgttgcccttgttttttattcttgtagttattattgttgttgttattgatgtcatcattgttggataggacagagagaaatggagagaggaggagaagacagagagaaatacagacacttgtggacctgcttcaccacttgtgaagcaacacccctgcaggtgagccaggggctcaaactgggatccttaccggtccttgtgctttgcaccacctgtgcttaacctgctgcgctaccgctggactcccttaattgtctatttttattatatttattgcagagagacagacagaaattaattattgatagttgattgtttcaactgttgcttgtctgagaagatttttagcTTCCATGTAATCTAAATGACAATTTATCAGGAtaaagta
Above is a window of Erinaceus europaeus chromosome 12, mEriEur2.1, whole genome shotgun sequence DNA encoding:
- the LOC103120623 gene encoding keratin-associated protein 4-7-like: MVNSCCGSVCSEQGCCQPSCCQPSCCQPSCCQTTCCRTTCCRPSCCVSSCCRPQCCQSVCCQPCCRPSCCISSCCHPSCCGSSCCQPCCQPCCQPCCRPSCCISSCCRPSGCGSSCCQPCCRPSCCISSCCRPSGCGSSCCGSSCCQPCCRPCCRPCCCLRPVCGQVSCHSTCYRPTCVISTCPRPMCCAIPCC